A window of Pirellula sp. SH-Sr6A contains these coding sequences:
- a CDS encoding ROK family protein, producing the protein MNILSIDVGGTNVKVLATGQRESRKIPSGPTMTPELMVSEVKKIAKDWLYDAVSIGYPGAVSKGRIANEPHNLASGWVTFDFEEAFGVPVKLINDAAMQALGCYEGGLLLFIGFGTGLGSALVADGTVVPMELGHLSFKNGTIEDYVGLRGLERLGKKKWRRYVAYTINRLTETLRPDEIVLGGGNSKKLKELPPRCRLGNNAYALTGGFRLWDPATVHVPLMPANAIKSADDEHAAIG; encoded by the coding sequence ATGAATATTCTTTCGATCGACGTGGGTGGAACCAACGTCAAGGTCTTAGCGACAGGACAGCGAGAATCGCGAAAGATTCCTTCCGGTCCTACCATGACACCCGAGCTCATGGTCTCCGAGGTGAAGAAGATTGCGAAAGACTGGCTGTATGATGCGGTATCGATCGGCTACCCTGGTGCAGTTTCCAAAGGCCGCATAGCGAACGAACCTCACAATCTCGCTTCCGGTTGGGTGACCTTCGACTTCGAAGAGGCCTTTGGGGTGCCCGTGAAACTCATCAATGATGCAGCGATGCAAGCTCTGGGATGTTATGAAGGTGGGCTGCTTCTCTTCATTGGTTTCGGGACTGGTCTCGGATCAGCTCTCGTTGCCGATGGCACCGTAGTTCCAATGGAGCTGGGGCACCTTTCATTTAAGAACGGAACCATTGAAGATTATGTTGGGCTCCGTGGCTTAGAACGACTCGGTAAAAAAAAATGGAGACGCTATGTTGCCTACACCATCAACCGATTGACCGAAACGCTCCGTCCCGATGAGATTGTGCTGGGAGGAGGCAATTCAAAGAAACTCAAAGAACTTCCTCCTCGTTGTCGGCTCGGAAATAACGCTTACGCACTTACGGGCGGATTCCGCCTTTGGGACCCCGCGACCGTTCACGTGCCTCTGATGCCCGCAAATGCTATCAAGTCTGCAGACGATGAGCACGCCGCCATTGGATAA
- a CDS encoding DUF4105 domain-containing protein, which translates to MNPFLWFFGGLVVATTTLWVSLAVHYHFRRPWMRFIASLIPWIIVGIAYFALPWFPWGLVVWAGLILAASLWFFALRPRVDLDWEVGMEILPQAEIQGDNLHVRNLRNSRYSETGSPTARYEERVYDLSKLNSIDYFLSHWSGPFMAHTMVSFGFSDGQYLCVSIEARRQKWQSYSPLWGLFRAYELMFIFGDERDLIWVRTNIRRENIYMYRLQLTPQHLNRLLLDYVHRLRSLRDKPKWYNSIYSNCTTNLFYEGNAKVPWSLKPMIFLNGLSAYALYQLGYIDGRLTFPELRSRSAIRERALAAGDIANISQTIRERT; encoded by the coding sequence ATGAATCCATTTCTTTGGTTCTTCGGAGGGCTCGTTGTCGCCACAACAACCCTTTGGGTCTCACTGGCTGTTCACTACCATTTTCGCCGGCCATGGATGCGATTCATCGCGTCGCTCATCCCTTGGATCATCGTCGGTATCGCCTATTTCGCCCTACCGTGGTTCCCATGGGGGCTTGTCGTTTGGGCCGGGCTTATTCTCGCAGCGAGTCTTTGGTTCTTCGCGCTGCGTCCCAGAGTTGATCTCGATTGGGAAGTCGGAATGGAGATCTTGCCACAGGCCGAGATTCAAGGAGACAATCTGCACGTTCGGAACCTTCGAAACTCTCGCTACAGCGAGACGGGATCCCCAACTGCTCGGTACGAAGAACGCGTTTACGATCTGTCGAAACTGAATTCGATCGACTACTTCTTATCCCATTGGTCGGGTCCTTTCATGGCCCACACGATGGTAAGCTTTGGCTTTAGCGACGGACAGTACCTGTGTGTTTCGATCGAGGCGCGTCGTCAGAAGTGGCAGAGTTACTCTCCATTATGGGGACTGTTTCGCGCGTATGAGTTGATGTTTATTTTTGGTGACGAGCGCGATCTTATATGGGTGAGGACCAACATTCGACGTGAGAACATCTACATGTACCGCCTACAGCTAACGCCTCAGCACTTGAACCGATTGCTGCTGGACTATGTCCATCGACTGAGGAGCTTGAGGGACAAACCAAAGTGGTACAACTCGATCTACAGCAACTGCACCACGAACCTTTTTTACGAGGGAAATGCAAAGGTGCCTTGGTCGTTGAAACCAATGATCTTCCTCAATGGACTTTCGGCGTACGCCTTGTACCAACTCGGCTACATCGATGGTCGCTTGACATTTCCAGAGCTGCGATCCCGCTCCGCGATTCGAGAGCGAGCGTTGGCGGCTGGTGACATCGCAAATATCTCTCAGACGATCCGCGAAAGAACATGA
- the ppk2 gene encoding polyphosphate kinase 2, whose amino-acid sequence MSKKISDSDRTKLSRKDYEKELRELQVELCRLQEWVKQKGLRVVVVFEGRDGAGKGGTIRALTERVSPRVFRTVALPAPSDREKTQMYMQRYIPHFPAAGEVVIFDRSWYNRAGVEHVLGYCSKEQYHGFLELCPVFEEHFVIRGGIQLIKFWLEVGNKEQSRRFEARIEDPLRQWKLSPVDLPSREKWYEYSQARDAMLEATDTQSAPWYIVRSDDKKRARLNCIAHLLSLIPYEELPHPEVKLPSRSKKGAYDDELSLQGRRFVEERY is encoded by the coding sequence ATGAGTAAAAAGATTAGCGATTCGGATCGCACAAAGCTCTCCAGGAAAGACTACGAGAAAGAGCTTAGAGAGCTGCAGGTAGAGCTCTGCAGGTTGCAAGAATGGGTCAAACAAAAAGGCCTTCGCGTTGTTGTCGTTTTCGAAGGACGCGATGGTGCTGGAAAAGGAGGGACGATCAGGGCCCTTACGGAACGGGTAAGTCCGCGTGTCTTTCGAACTGTGGCCTTACCAGCCCCGTCCGATCGCGAAAAGACGCAGATGTACATGCAGCGCTACATTCCGCATTTCCCAGCGGCTGGTGAAGTCGTCATTTTTGATCGGAGTTGGTACAACCGAGCGGGTGTCGAACATGTCTTAGGTTATTGTTCTAAGGAGCAGTACCATGGATTTCTAGAGCTCTGTCCCGTTTTTGAAGAGCATTTCGTGATACGCGGCGGGATTCAGTTGATTAAGTTTTGGCTCGAGGTAGGCAATAAAGAGCAATCGCGGCGATTCGAAGCACGCATTGAAGACCCACTCCGACAATGGAAACTAAGCCCGGTTGATTTGCCTTCTCGTGAAAAATGGTATGAGTACTCTCAAGCGCGAGATGCAATGCTGGAGGCAACCGATACACAAAGCGCACCTTGGTACATCGTCCGTTCGGATGACAAGAAGCGCGCGCGACTCAACTGTATCGCCCACCTCCTCAGTTTGATCCCCTATGAAGAATTGCCACACCCGGAAGTCAAGCTGCCTAGCCGATCTAAGAAGGGAGCTTACGACGACGAGTTAAGTTTGCAAGGAAGGCGATTCGTCGAAGAAAGGTATTGA
- a CDS encoding HdeD family acid-resistance protein codes for MSEKQVLEGLLAERLELRLKSTLDAIWWTFLSRGLLAFGLAAAALLWPQQTIDVLIKVLGVTILIDGVAIAFGLFRSDDRRQLAIQAIVSLAIGSVLLFWSGITAKILLVFVGTWLVLQGIGLYFASRSMDAADGLRRLVSWVAVIKVLMGIVLVIWPNSGIVAISWLIGLAAIAIGLFMIFLATRIKRFSKRIANAGEQT; via the coding sequence ATGTCTGAAAAACAAGTGCTTGAGGGCCTACTTGCTGAGAGGCTTGAACTTCGTTTGAAGTCGACGCTGGATGCAATTTGGTGGACATTTCTATCGCGAGGTCTGCTGGCCTTCGGGCTTGCTGCAGCAGCGCTTCTCTGGCCTCAGCAAACCATCGACGTACTGATCAAAGTCCTAGGAGTTACCATTTTGATCGATGGAGTCGCCATTGCTTTCGGACTGTTCCGTAGCGACGACAGAAGGCAGTTAGCGATTCAAGCGATCGTCAGTTTGGCGATCGGATCTGTTCTGTTGTTTTGGTCAGGCATCACGGCGAAAATCTTATTGGTCTTTGTTGGCACTTGGCTTGTTCTGCAGGGGATTGGTCTGTACTTTGCGAGTCGAAGCATGGATGCGGCTGACGGCCTGCGCCGTTTGGTTTCTTGGGTCGCGGTAATCAAGGTCTTGATGGGAATCGTGTTGGTCATCTGGCCTAATTCGGGGATAGTTGCCATCTCTTGGCTCATCGGGCTCGCGGCAATCGCGATTGGCCTCTTCATGATCTTCCTTGCGACTCGAATCAAACGATTTTCTAAGCGAATCGCAAACGCAGGTGAGCAAACTTAG
- a CDS encoding TolC family protein, with the protein MIGTQHANTRNRRLSNESSSRTRWKSFGKQLKNGLAVATLMSTLCSPGCGYTKQWWKNGRKVGPNYCKPVAPVSESWIDFNDPRIIAGPANDRDWWRVFSDPTLDMLVDSAYRGNLPLREQGQRVLEYRALRAIRVGERLPQGSVNGFYDRIQISEAGNPSGVPNPNRSFDLNHLGAKLEWELDVWGKFRRRIEQADAEIERQVELYDDILSIAVADTATAYTNMRASQNFVRLARENAEIQRGSLRLAEARFKAGAVNELDVTQARSTLEATEALIPQFQATLRKANNELCVLIGATPQDLEPQVGEGPIPMASTSVAVGIPGELLRRRPDVRAAERAVAGASAAIGVAASDLYPHFSIDGGFGWTANNASDLFSGSSFGGIIGPSFRWDILNFGRIQSNVVRHEAQFQEAAIRYQQTVLGANKEVENALVDFLKSQERSGKLREAVKATKRSVELALTQYKEGAIDFERVFNLQNILVQQEIDLAESEASISLSLIDIYRALRGGWQIRIDGGATSTVITQPTVMEGEPVALSIPTESTLTAASSTGENSVEAVEEMSF; encoded by the coding sequence ATGATTGGTACACAACACGCCAACACACGTAATCGTCGTTTATCGAATGAGTCGTCAAGTCGAACCCGCTGGAAATCCTTCGGCAAACAGCTCAAGAACGGTTTGGCGGTTGCGACTCTCATGTCGACGTTGTGCTCACCAGGTTGTGGATATACGAAGCAATGGTGGAAGAATGGTCGAAAGGTTGGCCCCAATTACTGCAAACCGGTAGCGCCCGTCTCGGAAAGTTGGATCGACTTTAACGATCCGCGAATCATTGCCGGCCCCGCCAACGATCGGGATTGGTGGCGTGTATTCAGCGATCCAACGCTCGATATGTTGGTGGATTCCGCCTATCGAGGTAACCTGCCATTAAGGGAGCAGGGCCAACGAGTCTTGGAGTACCGCGCCCTGCGGGCTATTCGTGTAGGAGAGAGGCTCCCGCAAGGGTCTGTGAACGGGTTTTACGATCGAATTCAAATCAGTGAGGCAGGCAACCCCTCGGGGGTGCCCAATCCCAACCGCTCGTTTGATTTGAATCACTTGGGAGCCAAACTCGAATGGGAACTGGATGTATGGGGCAAGTTCCGCCGAAGAATCGAGCAGGCTGATGCAGAGATCGAACGGCAAGTGGAACTTTACGACGATATCCTTTCCATCGCTGTAGCGGATACAGCGACTGCCTATACGAATATGAGGGCCTCTCAGAATTTTGTTCGGCTGGCTCGCGAGAATGCTGAGATTCAGAGAGGAAGTTTGCGACTGGCCGAAGCAAGGTTCAAAGCTGGAGCCGTGAACGAACTAGATGTCACTCAAGCCCGATCGACGCTCGAAGCAACCGAGGCGTTGATTCCTCAATTCCAAGCAACGCTTCGCAAAGCAAACAATGAGTTGTGCGTTTTAATCGGTGCTACACCTCAAGATTTGGAACCTCAGGTCGGTGAGGGGCCAATACCCATGGCGTCGACGAGCGTTGCCGTTGGAATTCCGGGTGAGTTGCTACGCCGACGTCCGGACGTCCGGGCCGCAGAGAGGGCGGTTGCAGGTGCGAGCGCTGCGATTGGCGTCGCTGCATCCGATCTTTATCCACACTTTTCGATTGACGGTGGGTTTGGATGGACAGCTAATAATGCGTCCGATCTGTTTAGCGGTTCGTCCTTCGGCGGAATCATCGGCCCCTCGTTCCGTTGGGATATACTCAATTTTGGACGTATCCAAAGCAATGTTGTTCGGCATGAAGCACAATTCCAAGAAGCTGCGATTCGCTACCAACAGACCGTTTTGGGTGCCAACAAAGAAGTTGAGAATGCGTTGGTGGACTTCTTGAAATCGCAAGAGCGTTCTGGCAAGCTCAGAGAGGCAGTCAAGGCCACAAAGCGGTCTGTTGAACTCGCTTTGACTCAATACAAAGAAGGGGCAATCGACTTTGAGCGAGTGTTCAACCTTCAAAACATATTGGTGCAACAAGAAATCGATTTGGCCGAATCAGAAGCATCGATCAGCTTATCTCTCATCGACATCTACCGAGCTCTCAGAGGCGGCTGGCAAATACGTATCGACGGCGGTGCGACATCTACGGTGATAACTCAACCGACGGTGATGGAAGGCGAACCGGTAGCGCTGAGCATTCCAACCGAATCGACTCTAACAGCCGCGTCATCGACAGGCGAAAACAGTGTCGAAGCAGTGGAAGAAATGAGCTTCTAA
- a CDS encoding HlyD family secretion protein: MSKKFVLLASILVAGVAGLFAYQYWQSQQNTLPAGIASGNGRVEAKQVDIAAKEPLRVKEILVKEGELTKPGQVLVRMDTSTLESQLVESKANVAAARERVAAANSAIVKQKSLVEQAKIEEDRTRKLLADNAASQREYDARKTAVEASVAGLAEVEAKMKTSEQEVQVAEANVATIQTRIDDAVLVAPVRGRVLYRLAEQGEVLSAGGKVLTLINLEDVYMEIFLPSESAAKLKVGADARITVDHSPGRSAAGIVSFVSPEAQFTPKQVETKSERDKLMFRVKIQVPEEIVSSYIEQIKTGIRGVGYVKVDDAAVWPEWLQNVIEAKPTAPTADAVQDSPTTDGAAPTNNQAESK; this comes from the coding sequence GTGTCCAAAAAATTCGTGTTGCTTGCGTCGATTCTTGTGGCTGGCGTGGCTGGCTTGTTTGCCTACCAATATTGGCAATCGCAACAGAATACCCTTCCGGCAGGCATTGCATCGGGAAACGGTCGGGTCGAAGCGAAGCAAGTCGATATCGCGGCGAAGGAACCTTTGCGTGTAAAGGAGATCCTCGTCAAAGAGGGCGAACTCACCAAACCCGGCCAGGTACTAGTCCGGATGGATACCTCGACGCTCGAGTCACAATTGGTGGAGTCTAAGGCAAATGTTGCTGCCGCACGCGAGCGCGTCGCCGCCGCCAACTCAGCCATTGTCAAACAAAAGAGTTTGGTCGAGCAAGCCAAGATTGAAGAAGATCGAACTCGAAAGCTTCTCGCGGATAACGCTGCTTCACAACGTGAGTACGATGCGCGTAAAACAGCAGTTGAAGCGTCTGTCGCTGGTTTGGCTGAGGTGGAAGCTAAAATGAAAACTTCCGAGCAGGAAGTGCAAGTTGCCGAAGCGAACGTTGCCACAATCCAGACCCGTATTGATGATGCGGTTTTGGTAGCGCCCGTACGCGGACGAGTTCTTTACCGATTGGCCGAACAGGGCGAAGTCCTCAGCGCCGGTGGCAAGGTTCTGACTTTGATCAATCTTGAAGACGTGTATATGGAGATATTCCTGCCGTCTGAAAGCGCTGCCAAATTAAAAGTAGGAGCCGATGCCAGAATTACGGTCGACCATTCACCAGGACGCTCGGCGGCTGGTATTGTAAGTTTCGTATCCCCGGAGGCTCAATTCACTCCCAAGCAGGTAGAGACCAAAAGCGAACGCGACAAGCTGATGTTTCGCGTGAAGATTCAGGTACCAGAGGAGATTGTCAGTTCATACATTGAGCAAATCAAAACGGGCATTCGAGGAGTTGGCTATGTCAAAGTAGACGACGCGGCAGTGTGGCCCGAATGGTTACAAAACGTGATTGAAGCGAAACCAACAGCACCTACCGCAGATGCTGTTCAAGATTCGCCCACAACGGATGGAGCGGCCCCGACGAATAATCAAGCGGAATCGAAATAG
- the rbbA gene encoding ribosome-associated ATPase/putative transporter RbbA translates to MPITSPQNPSTASDNKPVVSIQNVTHRYGKTLALDGISLDIPPGLMVGVIGPDGVGKSTLMGLIAGAKKMQEGKIVVLDGDIADPRHRRDACPRIAYMPQGLGKNLYLELSVRDNVDFMARLFGLSPSERPAKIKELLDATGLGPFPERPAGKLSGGMKQKVGLCGALVHEPDLLILDEPTTGVDPLSRRQFWSLIDDIRASRSGMSVLISTAYMDEAQKWDWIVAMDDGKVLATGTPAELMERTGTHDLEKCFIALLPEAKRMGHSELIIPPRPEGMKEIAIDAKGLTQRFGSFVAVDHVTLSIERGEIFGFLGSNGCGKSTTMKMLTGLLTPSEGTATIFGSSVEAGSMEVRKNLGYMTQAFSLWGELTVRENLILDARLYHIPPAKAKARIAEMVKKFGLESHLDAKAGDLPMGLRQRLSLAVAVLHEPEILILDEPTSGVDPVARDSFWELLVDLSRNQGVTIFVTTHFMNEGMRCDRISLMNAGKVLACDAPQKLIDERGAAGLEDAFIGYMEDPIADAASKAKKVEAKVGESKKCESKRSNRTGKSVMPIGLTRMLAYAANETSQILRDPVRLAFAFVGSALLMLVFGYGITSDVEHIRYAVLDYDRSPESRAYNDQFAGSEVYFTPTTPPDSAEDALGRLKSDDISLVLEIPPNFGRDLKRGSKPEVLGQVDAAMTFRGETVAQYVQGVHNKMLEDSGSLLYSGRPKYRADIEERFMYNPSFESIYSIVPSVPALLLVLIPAILMTVSIVREKELGSMINFYVTPTRKMEYLLGKQLPYIAIGMMNFFILTTIAILVFGVPIKGSFGMLTLCTLLYVTATTGIGMVTSTFTSSQVAAVFVTAILTILPTIQFSGLLQPVSTLEGNARLIGSIWPTTYYMHSSVGAFTKGLAPGLMVQDLVFLGCCIPVLWAISWIGLRKQEK, encoded by the coding sequence ATGCCGATTACATCTCCTCAGAATCCCAGCACTGCATCTGATAACAAGCCTGTTGTATCTATCCAAAACGTCACGCATCGCTACGGCAAGACGCTCGCACTCGACGGAATTTCGCTCGACATTCCACCTGGATTGATGGTGGGTGTGATTGGGCCGGATGGCGTAGGCAAGTCAACACTGATGGGATTGATTGCCGGCGCTAAGAAGATGCAAGAAGGAAAGATTGTTGTGTTGGACGGCGACATTGCCGATCCGCGACATCGACGCGACGCATGCCCTCGCATTGCTTACATGCCGCAGGGGTTGGGAAAGAACCTCTATCTCGAACTAAGCGTCCGCGACAATGTCGACTTCATGGCTCGCTTATTCGGCCTATCTCCATCAGAACGTCCCGCCAAAATCAAAGAACTGCTTGATGCGACCGGTCTCGGTCCATTTCCTGAGCGTCCGGCAGGAAAGCTCTCGGGGGGGATGAAGCAAAAGGTTGGTCTATGTGGGGCATTGGTTCATGAGCCTGATCTATTGATTTTGGATGAGCCCACCACGGGGGTGGATCCGCTATCGAGGCGCCAGTTCTGGAGTTTGATCGACGACATACGTGCAAGTCGCTCGGGGATGAGCGTGCTCATATCCACTGCTTACATGGACGAAGCACAGAAGTGGGACTGGATCGTGGCGATGGACGATGGCAAGGTATTGGCCACAGGAACTCCCGCGGAACTGATGGAAAGGACCGGAACCCACGACTTGGAGAAATGCTTCATAGCGCTCCTTCCCGAGGCCAAACGGATGGGGCACTCCGAGTTGATCATTCCCCCACGACCTGAGGGTATGAAAGAAATTGCGATTGATGCCAAAGGACTAACGCAGCGGTTCGGAAGCTTTGTCGCTGTGGATCACGTGACCTTGTCAATCGAGCGAGGCGAGATTTTTGGATTCTTGGGATCCAATGGCTGTGGCAAATCAACCACGATGAAGATGCTAACTGGTTTGCTCACTCCCAGCGAAGGAACAGCGACGATTTTCGGCAGCTCGGTCGAAGCCGGAAGCATGGAGGTGCGCAAGAACCTCGGATACATGACGCAAGCGTTCTCGCTTTGGGGCGAGTTGACCGTTCGCGAAAACTTGATTCTCGATGCACGTCTCTACCACATCCCTCCAGCCAAGGCCAAGGCTCGCATCGCCGAAATGGTGAAGAAGTTCGGATTGGAATCTCATCTCGACGCTAAGGCCGGCGACCTGCCGATGGGGCTGCGCCAGCGGTTGTCGTTGGCTGTCGCCGTTTTGCATGAACCTGAAATCCTCATTCTTGATGAACCGACATCGGGCGTCGATCCAGTCGCTCGCGATAGCTTTTGGGAACTCCTGGTCGATCTTTCGAGAAATCAAGGGGTGACAATCTTTGTAACCACCCACTTCATGAACGAAGGCATGCGTTGCGACCGGATTTCGCTGATGAATGCTGGGAAGGTTTTAGCCTGCGACGCCCCGCAGAAGTTGATCGATGAACGCGGTGCGGCTGGATTGGAAGACGCCTTTATCGGCTACATGGAGGACCCCATTGCAGATGCAGCATCCAAAGCGAAAAAGGTCGAAGCCAAAGTTGGTGAATCTAAAAAGTGCGAATCGAAGCGGTCCAATCGAACTGGCAAGTCAGTTATGCCAATCGGCCTGACGCGCATGCTGGCCTACGCTGCGAATGAGACAAGTCAAATCCTCCGAGATCCTGTGCGGTTAGCTTTTGCGTTTGTCGGCTCAGCCCTGTTGATGCTCGTTTTTGGTTACGGCATCACGAGCGACGTCGAACATATTCGTTATGCAGTGCTCGACTACGATCGATCGCCGGAGAGCCGAGCCTACAACGACCAATTTGCGGGCTCGGAAGTTTACTTTACCCCAACAACGCCTCCCGATTCCGCCGAAGATGCTTTGGGACGTCTCAAATCGGACGATATTTCTTTGGTGCTTGAAATTCCACCTAACTTTGGACGAGACTTAAAGCGAGGGAGCAAGCCTGAGGTGTTGGGACAAGTCGATGCGGCGATGACTTTTCGCGGCGAGACCGTCGCTCAATACGTGCAAGGAGTGCACAATAAGATGTTGGAAGACTCCGGTAGTCTCCTCTATTCAGGGCGTCCAAAGTACCGAGCGGATATTGAAGAACGCTTTATGTACAACCCAAGCTTTGAGAGCATCTACTCGATCGTCCCGAGCGTTCCAGCCCTGCTCCTCGTGTTGATTCCGGCCATTCTCATGACGGTCAGTATCGTCCGAGAGAAGGAACTGGGCTCCATGATCAATTTTTATGTGACGCCTACTCGGAAGATGGAATACCTTTTGGGGAAGCAATTGCCCTACATCGCGATTGGAATGATGAATTTCTTCATCCTGACGACGATCGCCATCCTCGTATTCGGAGTACCGATCAAGGGCAGTTTTGGGATGCTGACGCTTTGCACGCTACTCTACGTAACAGCGACAACAGGAATAGGGATGGTGACGTCTACATTCACGAGCAGCCAAGTTGCCGCCGTGTTTGTGACTGCGATTCTCACGATTCTCCCAACCATTCAGTTCTCTGGATTATTGCAACCCGTCTCGACTCTTGAAGGGAATGCCAGGTTGATAGGATCGATCTGGCCGACAACTTATTATATGCATTCCAGCGTGGGTGCCTTTACAAAGGGACTCGCTCCTGGGCTGATGGTTCAGGATTTAGTTTTCTTGGGCTGCTGCATCCCAGTTCTGTGGGCCATCAGTTGGATTGGCTTGCGAAAGCAGGAGAAATAG
- a CDS encoding patatin-like phospholipase family protein, with product MPGTAAEIEQMVGWLAKVRFCRGLDGNQLLELAPEFTLRSFAAGETVALADEPVTEFWIVVEGELESFLTDPRGRERLLGTVHQGETLGEVAILEQNLNRPTRFTARTNGTLLVAPAEALLRWVQTYPVLMQNLFSTLSERFKVVAGAASRSVPSPRLGIIVTSKRGFVLAGRLLTKLLQSGERIEVWSNHSDRWNETGCLPQAVSIKTIAQHDAPMLEPPPPQFDRRVIVWETDSRNGTDFQPLLGCDEILWFAEPTDAPNLEQMTASLTFLQGNASERLRLVWLLNSNSPIAPLLNRLRFKKRDVKVVVETSNGTPSRQETQGVDRLARVLRGISIGIALAGGGAKGMAHFGVLQVLEEAGVSFDVMSGTSAGAMAGILYASGMAPQDALQRFQRDLTPSKLFRCLPNWPNLYLVRQYRRKAWDGMLRKYLHDWELEQLSIPFHAITVDLVQARTVVRQEGDAVRAILESINLPVVSPPILRDGMALVDGGVLNNLPADVLAENGADFVVGVDVSSHVRPEFAGNRPDMPTTKMRNAGSIDTIFRIFESQAHNIGKMRNRAVDFWIKPNTSIFGLAEFYRTNEIAEAGKNAAQECIMELQQRLSELEKRLIAPSKSHG from the coding sequence ATGCCGGGCACTGCAGCGGAAATCGAGCAAATGGTGGGATGGCTAGCCAAGGTCCGCTTCTGCCGTGGCCTGGACGGCAATCAACTCCTGGAGTTAGCACCCGAATTCACTTTGCGGTCTTTCGCTGCGGGGGAGACGGTCGCCTTGGCAGATGAGCCAGTCACCGAGTTCTGGATCGTCGTCGAAGGTGAACTGGAGTCCTTTCTCACCGATCCACGAGGAAGAGAGCGGCTGTTGGGAACGGTCCATCAAGGAGAGACGCTGGGAGAGGTCGCGATCCTGGAACAAAATCTCAATCGTCCAACTCGTTTCACCGCTCGGACCAATGGGACCCTGCTCGTCGCCCCCGCCGAGGCCCTGTTGCGATGGGTCCAGACCTATCCCGTTCTGATGCAGAACTTGTTTTCTACCCTCAGTGAACGATTCAAGGTCGTCGCCGGAGCAGCTTCACGTAGCGTTCCTTCGCCCCGTCTCGGCATCATTGTGACGTCCAAAAGAGGTTTTGTCCTTGCGGGGCGGCTCCTGACGAAATTGCTGCAGTCCGGAGAGCGGATCGAAGTCTGGTCCAACCACTCAGATCGCTGGAACGAAACGGGATGCTTGCCCCAGGCGGTGTCGATCAAAACGATTGCACAACACGATGCACCCATGCTCGAGCCACCGCCACCGCAATTCGATCGACGAGTCATTGTTTGGGAGACTGATTCTCGCAATGGGACAGACTTCCAGCCCCTTCTCGGTTGCGATGAAATACTGTGGTTTGCTGAACCGACGGATGCACCGAACTTGGAGCAGATGACAGCTTCCTTGACGTTCCTTCAGGGCAACGCCTCCGAACGACTGCGACTGGTCTGGCTATTGAATTCCAATTCGCCAATAGCTCCGCTACTGAATCGTTTGAGGTTCAAGAAGAGAGATGTGAAGGTCGTTGTCGAGACCTCGAACGGGACTCCCTCACGCCAGGAGACTCAAGGGGTCGATCGCTTAGCAAGAGTGCTGCGAGGCATCTCGATCGGTATTGCCTTAGCAGGAGGTGGAGCAAAAGGAATGGCCCACTTTGGTGTGTTGCAGGTCTTGGAGGAAGCGGGGGTGTCTTTTGACGTGATGTCTGGCACGAGTGCCGGTGCGATGGCCGGCATACTTTACGCATCGGGTATGGCTCCTCAAGACGCGCTTCAGCGTTTTCAGCGCGACTTAACGCCTTCGAAGCTATTTCGCTGCCTTCCGAATTGGCCGAATCTCTATTTGGTTAGGCAGTACCGGCGCAAGGCTTGGGATGGAATGCTGCGAAAGTATCTACACGATTGGGAATTGGAACAGCTGTCGATTCCATTTCATGCAATCACCGTGGATTTGGTGCAAGCTCGTACCGTCGTTCGCCAGGAGGGGGATGCGGTGCGTGCCATCCTGGAGAGCATCAATTTACCCGTCGTTTCGCCACCCATTCTGCGAGACGGTATGGCGTTGGTGGATGGCGGCGTTCTCAACAACCTCCCCGCCGATGTGCTGGCGGAGAACGGTGCCGACTTCGTCGTCGGTGTCGATGTATCCAGCCATGTTCGCCCTGAGTTTGCAGGCAACCGCCCCGACATGCCTACGACCAAAATGCGAAATGCAGGTTCCATCGATACGATCTTTCGGATCTTCGAATCCCAGGCGCACAATATTGGAAAGATGCGCAACCGGGCGGTTGATTTTTGGATCAAACCCAACACGTCGATTTTTGGTTTAGCCGAGTTTTATCGTACAAACGAAATAGCCGAAGCAGGGAAGAATGCCGCTCAAGAATGCATCATGGAACTTCAGCAGCGTCTGAGCGAGTTAGAGAAAAGGCTTATCGCACCGTCCAAGTCGCATGGCTAA